In a single window of the Branchiostoma floridae strain S238N-H82 chromosome 2, Bfl_VNyyK, whole genome shotgun sequence genome:
- the LOC118410155 gene encoding uncharacterized protein LOC118410155, producing the protein MKKMSQTMTTAEIEECDIYMDFYRYDFEHDQRFQDGFRKSLSAENTIQGEEFLRAKVFYFNKFCRRGTRDCIHVDGFKKWLDAMQQKEFTAGLGYQRPEGSPETKEDTSDAEVKFGLEDQTEVASANTTGTAESSTSSYPTSFSDIIHCVQEGKEIPGIEKLDVQPINCEPTLSTQTRPPKPWEGRT; encoded by the exons atgaaaaaaatgtcccaAACTATGACAACAGCAGAGATAGAGGAATGTGACATCTATATGGACTTTTATCGGTATGACTTTGAGCACGACCAGCGGTTTCAGGACGGGTTTCGCAAGAGTTTGTCAGCAGAAAATACTATTCAGGGCGAGGAATTTCTCAGAGCAAAAGTGTTCTACTTCAACAAGTTTTGCAG ACGAGGCACCAGGGACTGTATTCATGTTGATGGCTTCAAGAAGTGGTTAGACGCAATGCAACAAAAAG AATTCACTGCAGGTTTGGGGTATCAACGTCCAGAAGGCAGTCCTGAAACCAAAGAGGACACATCAGATGCTGAAGTTAAGTTTGGTTTAGAGGACCAGACAGAAGTAGCATCAGCTAATACTACAGGTACTGCAGAGTCTTCCACTTCCAGTTATCCAACATCATTTTCTGACATCATTCATTGTGTTCAAGAGGGGAAGGAGATTCCTGGAATAGAAAAACTCGATGTACAGCCTATCAACTGTGAGCCAACACTGTCCACTCAGACAAGACCACCAAAACCTTGGGAGGGAAGAACTTAG
- the LOC118405362 gene encoding insulin-like growth factor-binding protein complex acid labile subunit has protein sequence MELYYTYSNSGTQLRVVRKGDLSGLPMLKTLYLFDNKLQTIEVGAFDDVPAIVDIEIGSNQISDLPPGVFRGCGQLQTVATDGNLLTTIRQGVFNDLASLQVVRLGNNHIETIEVGAFSNLSNSIIFNLENNHIREIKKGVFGAPQGATQIQLQNNNISVIEPSALSAFSKLYMLLLDNNALSTLTGALQGLDNAEIISIKSNQIVALAENTFQGLHKLSGLDLSNNQIGAITGQVFANLSSLNFLDLHNNKLVRMDSPLPGGIGQVLLSSNMLSEVPPLSGALDTLDLSHNPLQSLVQGQFSHIPSITTLGLSGIKYFIEKGTIDAGVFAGLGRLGTLNLADNNLTRVPSEALGKINQLDTLNLSGNEITTLHPSDFVNQTTIRTLNLNGNNLTSVPEAVLDKLTRLYEVDLSGNPIVYVGPRAFGGGELFSVHLDHTKLRVIDGAAFNESVEVKWLQLNNNYLQFLPGGVFKPLTFYGDLLEFEDMTNNPWKCDCQMYEYAQYARSSAAFHLSTLNCTNPGNLTGQVVRKVPLEAFKCDCPHYSVPTIDTRGSSAAVHVGQGAVLKCKVTACPEAAVIWTTPTGVSLTSDSQHPGLSVLSDGSLVVVSASSEDSGTYSCMAVNYLGTATATVNLRVTSGG, from the exons ATGGAATTGTATTACACATACTCTAACTCAGGTACACAACTCCGTGTTGTAAGGAAAGGTGACCTCTCCGGTCTCCCAATGCTAAAAACCTTGTATCTCTTCGACAACAAACTACAAACAATCGAGGTCGGCGCCTTCGACGACGTCCCAGCAATTGTGGACATCGAGATCGGGAGTAACCAGATATCGGACCTGCCTCCGGGTGTCTTCCGGGGCTGTGGTCAGCTGCAAACTGTGGCTACTGATGGGAATCTGCTCACTACAATTCGACAGGGAGTTTTTAATGACTTGGCGAGCTTACAG GTTGTACGGCTCGGCAACAACCACATCGAGACCATAGAAGTGGGGGCTTTCTCCAACCTGTCCAACTCTATCATCTTCAACTTAGAAAACAATCACATCCGGGAAATAAAGAAAGGCGTGTTCGGTGCTCCTCAAGGAGCGACGCAAATCCAGTTACAGAACAACAACATTTCTGTTATAGAGCCCAGCGCACTTTCGGCATTCAGCAAACTTTACATGCTGCTACTTGATAACAACGCTCTCTCTACCCTTACTGGTGCGCTGCAGGGTTTAGATAACGCAGAAATCATAAGCATAAAGAGCAATCAGATAGTGGCACTGGCCGAAAACACTTTCCAAGGACTTCACAAGCTCAGTGGGCTGGACCTGTCAAACAACCAAATTGGCGCCATCACGGGACAGGTGTTTGCTAACCTTTCAAGTCTGAACTTTCTTGACCTTCACAACAACAAGCTTGTCCGCATGGACTCCCCGCTACCTGGCGGGATAGGACAAGTATTGCTGTCCTCTAACATGCTTTCTGAAGTACCTCCCTTATCGGGCGCGCTTGATACACTAGACCTGTCCCACAACCCCCTGCAGTCCCTGGTACAGGGACAGTTCTCCCATATCCCCAGCATCACTACCCTTGGTCTCTCTGGTATAAAGTATTTCATAGAGAAAGGCACCATTGACGCGGGCGTGTTCGCTGGACTCGGCAGGCTGGGAACTTTGAACCTCGCCGACAACAACCTTACTCGGGTCCCTTCGGAAGCGCTCGGGAAAATCAACCAGTTAGATACGCTGAATCTGTCTGGGAACGAGATCACAACTCTCCATCCCAGCGACTTCGTCAACCAGACGACCATTAGGACACTAAATCTCAA CGGTAACAATCTGACGTCAGTGCCAGAGGCTGTCCTCGACAAGCTGACACGGCTGTACGAGGTGGACTTGTCCGGCAACCCTATCGTATATGTGGGTCCGAGGGCCTTCGGCGGCGGAGAGCTGTTCAGTGTGCATCTGGATCATACAAAACTTCGTGTCATAG ACGGAGCTGCCTTCAATGAATCAGTGGAAGTGAAGTGGCTCCAGCTGAACAACAACTATTTGCAGTTTCTACCGGGAGGAGTCTTCAAACCTTTAACTTTCTATGGAGACTTGCTGGAGTTTGAGGACATGACTAACAACCCCTGGAAGTGTGACTGTCAGATGTACGAGTATGCGCAATATGCAAGATCATCTGCG GCCTTTCATCTCAGTACACTGAACTGCACCAACCCAGGAAACTTGACAGGACAGGTGGTGCGGAAGGTCCCACTGGAAGCTTTCAAATGTGACTGTCCGCACTACTCTGTACCAACCATAGACACCAGAGGCAGCTCAGCAGCGGTTCATGTGGGGCAGGGGGCAGTGCTCAAGTGTAAG GTCACGGCCTGCCCTGAAGCAGCGGTCATCTGGACCACTCCTACCGGCGTGAGTCTGACCTCTGACTCCCAACATCCGGGTCTCAGTGTTCTATCAGACGGAAGTCTGGTCGTCGTGTCAGCGTCATCAGAGGACTCGGGCACCTACAGCTGCATGGCGGTCAACTACCTCGGTACGGCTACGGCAACGGTCAATCTCAGGGTCACCAGCGGAGGCTAA
- the LOC118405316 gene encoding leucine-rich repeat-containing protein 4C-like isoform X4: MAMFWVVSMLTLVSAHACPSVCVCFSDVPSVHCNHPTLEHIPQGIPNTTTTLQMKGTRLVSVRRGDLAGLPLLRTLYLFDNQVQRIEVGAFDNNPDIQSFAIGTNSISEVLPGIFRGMNSLREIDMRGNKITSIPAGVFNGLPRLRVVRLFGNQISTLAVGAFSNLSSVALFCLESNRIARIENGVFGSPQGATSMMLISNNISVIEPGALSSFVSMSRLWINSNRLSTLQGVFEGLQEMTQIYAQDNDISALNEGDFSGLTKLREIRLNNNRISTIAGRVFADLSSLQTLYLQDNEISVIGNYTFHGLFNLRNLYMSGNKLETITGGVFANLYNLYSLGINNNKLLRMEARLPLGLRFLFLQSNVLTEIPTMSMGQIHQLDLSFNPIDTVRNEDLLALRSVSNLAMSGIKYFRDRRDIEPDVFAGLDKIASLALANNSLTRVPTSALRHAWRLVNLDLSANAFTALEYGDFDNLTNIQDLDLSGNKLTTVPREALANLSSLRSLILSDNPIVYVGSRAFGPQLIEVKLQNTKLRVIDGAAFNNSPNVNRLTLSNNYLQYLPETVFQPLTYYGDYETLDLDGNPWVCDCQLAGYSAWLKAPQAVAIPDLYCTAPPSLAGDPLRRVPTNWLNCSCVTEESPRIDTRGSTTSAAAGDKAILRCKVTACPGAAVLWTTPRGMSLTSDSEFPNMHVQTDGTLVIATVTTEDAGLYTCMAVNAFGTAEARVVLKVTRGPTSQAVGIHHFVWNFNIVLLFPWYISGIDT, from the exons ATGGCGATGTTTTGGGTCGTCAGTATGTTGACCCTGGTCTCTGCGCATGCGTGTCCGTcggtgtgtgtttgttttagtGACGTTCCCAGTGTGCACTGCAATCACCCCACGTTGGAACACATCCCACAAGGCATCCCGAACACCACAACAACGTTGCAGATGAAAG GTACGAGGCTCGTATCGGTCAGACGGGGAGACCTGGCAGGACTGCCCCTCCTCCGTACCCTGTACCTGTTTGATAACCAGGTCCAGCGCATAGAAGTCGGGGCCTTTGACAACAATCCAGATATCCAGAGTTTTGCCATAGGTACCAACAGCATTTCGGAAGTTCTTCCTGGAATTTTCAGGGGCATGAACAGTCTTAGAGAAATAGACATGAGAGGAAACAAGATCACGTCCATCCCAGCTGGAGTGTTCAATGGGCTGCCTAGGCTTCGG GTCGTGCGGCTTTTCGGGAATCAGATCAGCACACTTGCAGTGGGCGCCTTTTCCAACCTGTCCAGCGTTGCTCtcttctgcttggaaagtaacaGAATAGCGAGGATTGAGAATGGTGTATTCGGGAGTCCACAGGGAGCGACTAGCATGATGTTGATTAGCAACAATATCTCGGTGATAGAACCGGGAGCTTTGTCAAGTTTTGTAAGCATGTCCCGTCTGTGGATCAATAGCAACCGCCTCTCTACTTTACAAGGCGTCTTTGAAGGCCTACAAGAGATGACTCAAATATATGCTCAAGACAACGACATATCGGCTTTGAATGAGGGAGATTTTTCCGGACTAACGAAATTACGAGAGATAAGGCTGAACAACAACAGAATCTCCACCATCGCTGGAAGAGTGTTTGCCGATTTGTCAAGCCTACAAACACTATACCTGCAGGACAACGAAATAAGTGTCATTGGAAATTATACTTTCCACGGGCTGTTCAACTTAAGGAATCTCTATATGTCTGGAAACAAACTGGAAACTATCACGGGAGGGGTATTTGCAAACTTATACAATCTTTACTCCCTCGGGATAAACAATAATAAGCTCCTCCGCATGGAGGCGCGCCTTCCACTTGGATTGCGATTTCTCTTCCTCCAGTCAAATGTGCTGACCGAAATCCCAACTATGAGTATGGGCCAAATCCATCAACTCGACCTGTCCTTCAATCCGATAGATACTGTACGCAACGAAGATTTGTTGGCCTTGAGAAGCGTGAGCAACCTTGCCATGTCGGGAATCAAATATTTCCGGGATCGAAGGGACATTGAGCCGGACGTGTTTGCAGGACTAGACAAGATTGCATCATTGGCCTTGGCTAATAACAGTTTGACTCGAGTACCGACGAGCGCCTTACGTCACGCCTGGCGACTAGTGAATCTAGACTTGTCCGCAAACGCGTTCACGGCACTGGAATACGGAGATTTTGACAACCTGACAAATATTCAAGATTTGGATCTTAG TGGAAACAAGCTGACCACAGTCCCCCGGGAGGCCTTGGCAAACCTGTCCTCACTCCGAAGCCTGATCCTGTCTGACAACCCAATCGTGTATGTAGGATCGCGCGCCTTCGGTCCACAACTTATCGAGGTTAAACTTCAGAACACCAAATTGAGAGTCATAG ATGGAGCTGCCTTCAACAATTCCCCAAATGTCAACCGCCTAACACTGAGCAACAACTACCTACAGTACCTGCCTGAGACCGTCTTCCAACCTCTGACCTATTACGGAGACTACGAAACTCTAGACTTGGACGGTAACCCGTGGGTGTGTGACTGTCAGCTGGCAGGCTACTCCGCATGGCTCAAGGCGCCACAG GCCGTCGCCATCCCAGATCTCTACTGCACGGCTCCGCCATCCCTGGCAGGAGATCCCCTGCGCCGCGTGCCGACCAACTGGCTGAACTGCAGTTGTGTGACGGAGGAAAGTCCCCGGATTGACACACGAGGAAGCACGACTTCGGCGGCTGCTGGTGACAAGGCCATCCTGAGATGCAAG GTCACTGCCTGCCCAGGCGCTGCAGTACTCTGGACAACCCCTAGAGGTATGTCTCTCACCTCCGACTCCGAATTCCCGAACATGCACGTCCAGACGGACGGCACACTTGTCATCGCGACAGTCACAACCGAGGACGCGGGCCTCTACACCTGCATGGCGGTTAACGCCTTTGGAACAGCCGAGGCCCGAGTTGTTCTGAAGGTGACCAGAGGTCCGACTAGCCAAGCCGTGGGAATCCACCATTTTGTCTGGAATTTCAACATAGTCCTTTTGTTTCCTTGGTACATATCCGGGATAGACACCTGA
- the LOC118405354 gene encoding insulin-like growth factor-binding protein complex acid labile subunit — MSEAKILLLFCVATCLAGVRACPPECTCFQDVPSVHCNTPTLDHVPKGIPSNTTLLQMKGTQLRVVRKGDLSGLPLLKILYLFENKLQTIEVGAFDDVPAIVDIEIGSNQISDLPPGVFRGCGQLQTVATDGNLLTTIRQGVFIDLPNLQEVRLTYNHIESIEVGAFSNLSNSVFFSLQNNHIREIRKGVFRAPIGARQLLLQNNNISVIEPGALSAFSKLSTLTLDNNALSNLTGALRGLGNTNAISLKSNQIESLDDNTFDGLHKLSQLDLSNNQIGAITGQVFADLSSLNLLNLHNNKLVKVDSTFPNGILQLVLSANQIAALTESTFKGLYDLLSLDLSDNQIGAITGQVLADLSSLNFLDLHNNKLVRMDSPLPKGIKQILLSSNMLSQVPPLPGALDTLDLSHNPLQSLVQGQFSHIPSITTLGLSGIKYFIEKGTIDAGVFAGLGRLGTLNLADNNLTRVPSEALGKIIHLEILNLSGNEISTLHPSDFVNMTNITRLDLSGNNLTSVPQAVFGKLSRMYELDLSDNPIVYVGPRVFNKELVAVHLDHTKLRIIDETAFNGSVDVKWLRLNNNYLQFLPGGIYKPLTFYGDLMELEDMTNNPWKCDCQMYEYAQYVRTPAAFALSSLECAGPGSLKGQVLRNVSLNALRCDCPHKSAPTIDTRGSTAVVHIRHRAVLKCQVTACPEAAVIWTTPTGVSLTSDSQHPGLSVLSDGSLVVVSASSEDSGTYSCMAVNYLGTATATVNLRVTNGP, encoded by the exons ATGTCTGAAGCAAAGATCCTCCTACTCTTCTGCGTCGCCACATGTCTGGCTGGTGTGCGCGCCTGCCCGCCAGAATGTACGTGTTTTCAAGATGTACCCAGCGTGCACTGCAACACCCCAACTCTGGACCATGTTCCTAAAGGCATCCCGAGTAACACTACACTGCTGCAGATGAAAG GTACACAACTCCGTGTGGTAAGGAAAGGTGATCTGTCCGGTCTCCCACTGCTGAAAATATTGTATCTCTTCgaaaacaaactacaaacaaTCGAGGTCGGCGCCTTCGACGACGTCCCAGCAATTGTGGACATCGAGATCGGGAGTAACCAGATATCGGACCTGCCCCCGGGTGTGTTCCGGGGCTGTGGTCAGCTGCAGACTGTGGCTACTGATGGGAATCTGCTCACTACAATTCGACAGGGAGTTTTCATAGACTTACCAAACTTACAG GAAGTAAGGCTCACCTACAACCACATCGAGAGCATAGAAGTGGGAGCCTTTTCCAACCTGTCAAACTCTGTCTTCTTCAGTTTGCAAAACAATCACATCCGGGAGATCAGGAAAGGCGTGTTCCGTGCTCCGATCGGGGCCAGGCAACTCctgttgcaaaacaacaacatttctgtCATTGAGCCCGGTGCACTTTCGGCTTTCAGTAAATTAAGCACACTTACTCTTGATAACAATGCATTGTCAAACCTAACGGGCGCTCTCCGAGGTTTAGGCAATACAAACGCCATCAGTCTGAAAAGTAATCAGATAGAGTCACTGGACGACAACACGTTCGATGGACTTCACAAGCTCAGTCAGCTGGATCTGTCCAACAACCAAATTGGCGCCATCACGGGACAGGTGTTCGCTGACCTCTCAAGTCTCAACTTACTTAACCTTCACAACAACAAGCTTGTGAAAGTAGATTCGACATTTCCGAACGGGATACTGCAACTTGTCTTGTCCGCTAACCAGATAGCAGCTCTCACTGAAAGCACGTTTAAAGGACTTTACGACCTTTTAAGTCTGGACCTGTCTGACAACCAAATTGGCGCCATCACGGGACAGGTATTAGCTGACCTCTCAAGTCTGAACTTCCTTGACCTTCACAACAACAAGCTTGTCCGCATGGACTCCCCGCTACCTAAAGGGATAAAGCAAATATTGCTGTCCTCTAACATGCTTTCCCAAGTACCGCCGCTACCCGGTGCGCTTGATACACTAGACCTGTCCCACAACCCCCTGCAGTCCCTGGTACAGGGACAGTTCTCCCATATCCCCAGCATCACTACCCTTGGTCTCTCTGGTATAAAGTATTTCATAGAGAAAGGCACCATTGACGCGGGCGTGTTCGCTGGACTCGGCAGGCTGGGAACGTTGAACCTCGCCGACAACAACCTTACTCGGGTCCCTTCGGAAGCGCTCGGGAAAATAATCCATTTAGAAATACTCAACTTATCAGGAAACGAAATCTCAACTCTCCATCCAAGTGACTTCGTCAACATGACGAATATCACACGACTGGACCTTAG CGGGAACAATCTGACGTCAGTGCCTCAGGCTGTCTTCGGTAAGCTCTCAAGGATGTACGAATTGGACCTCTCCGACAACCCCATTGTTTATGTTGGTCCAAGAGTCTTCAACAAAGAGCTGGTTGCCGTTCATTTGGATCACACAAAACTCCGCATAATAG ATGAAACTGCCTTCAATGGGTCAGTGGACGTCAAGTGGCTGAGACTGAACAACAACTATCTGCAGTTCCTGCCGGGTGGGATCTACAAACCGTTGACTTTCTATGGAGACTTGATGGAGCTTGAAGACATGACTAACAACCCCTGGAAGTGTGACTGTCAGATGTACGAGTACGCGCAATATGTCAGAACACCTGCG GCCTTTGCCCTTAGTAGCCTTGAGTGTGCGGGCCCAGGGAGCCTGAAGGGACAGGTTCTGCGGAACGTCTCACTGAACGCTCTTAGATGCGACTGTCCGCACAAATCCGCCCCGACCATAGATACAAGGGGAAGTACCGCAGTCGTCCATATCAGACACAGAGCAGTACTCAAGTGTCAG GTCACGGCCTGCCCTGAAGCAGCGGTCATCTGGACCACTCCTACCGGCGTGAGTCTGACCTCTGACTCCCAACATCCGGGTCTCAGTGTTCTATCAGACGGAAGTCTGGTCGTCGTGTCAGCGTCATCAGAGGACTCGGGCACCTACAGCTGCATGGCGGTCAACTACCTCGGTACGGCTACGGCAACGGTCAATCTCAGGGTCACCAACGGGCCTTAG